CACAAGTAGAACCAACTCGGCTCTGTCGAAAAATTGTCCGTTTTCCTAATTTCAGTTCTTATTATGTGCCCACACTGTgcctcaaaaaatatttactcaaaTGAGGAACCTAATGGtgagaaaggttaagtaactgacCCAAGGTCCACGGACAACCACGCCAGAGGTCTGACTCCCTCTCTCAAGGTTGGAGCTGACCTACCACATTAATAAGCAAACGTTTGAAGATAAAAGCCACGGTCCTTGTGCCCTAGGAAACGGCTGTGAGTCGCGCTAAGCTCGGACAAAGTTTCAAAACCCACGGCCACCTCCGGTTTTCTAAACAGTCCTGGCGCCGAGCGTCTGACGTCAACTGCTTGCGACGAGGCGCAGCCGTGACGTCCTGCTCTTCCTGTGACCTTCAGACCCGCGGAGAAGTCGGAGAACGGAAGGCCTGTGCGCTGATTGGCCGCGCGCTAAGACCAGCCCCGCCTCCCAACTTCCGCTCTCGCTCTTCGCAGAATCCGTCAGGGTCTCCGAGTCTCCGGCTTGTGGACGTCGCTTAGGAGTGCAGTCAAGATGCCTCGTGGAAGCCGAAGCCGCACTTCCCGCGTGGCCCCTCCTGCCAGGTGAGACAACCTCGGGGTTTGGGGTCCTGCCCGTGCCGTGTCACAGAGGGAGGTTGTGTTTTGCCTTGGCACGGCGGGGCGTCTACGGGCGGGGGCGTCCGAAGTCGGGCGGCGTGGGCCTTTCTCCGGTCGCCGCAAACTGGCTATGGGGCTTTGGTTAGCTTTCCCGTTAGTGCAAACTTCCTAATTTCTAATGTCCATGAGTTATTTCTTAACATATTTTAGAGTCCACTTTGTGTTAAAACATGCCAGTTCTAGAAAGTGGATATTTGTAAGTGTAATCTAGCTGAAACGTCAAAAATAGCAacaataacaattttttaaaaagcagaaaaaagatgGTATAAACAGGAAGATGATCGTATCTCAGTTCAAGTAAATAACCTTTAAGCACCTTCCATAAGCAGTGAGCGTTCCAAGGGCTCAACCCAGTATGCCGTGGCTAAGGTCTCACGTGTGCATGACGTTTTCCGGTTCGTAAAATACTTGTAAAATATACGGTCAGTTGCACCTCCTGATAGCCTCAGAAGGTAGGTGTGTTCCTGTTACAGGAACAAGGAAACTGAAGAAGCAGAATAagggacttgtccaaggtcatgcaGAGGTAAGAGATAGATGGGCCCCTGGGCCAGGCAGCTGGTATTTGTCAAGTGGGGTAAAACTGAAGCTTTATTCTTGCCCTGATACtaaggacaaagctagtggcagaAGCTGAGCTCTGCTGAAGTGAAGAGATAAGGTGTCGGTGTCCATTCCTGAGGTCAAGGAAAACTTCCCTCTCTGCACATGGGCAGGAAGGCTCCGTGGGGGTCAGAAAGGGAGGGTGAGCCACCCCATAAGTGTGGAATATACCACAGGCCTCCACGATGTGATCCACCTTAGCAAAAAGTTGCACACGCATCTTGGGGAGGGTCCTAGGAATAGTCACTGTGTGAAAAAGGGACAAGATAATTGGCCAAATATAAACAAAGACCCTGAAGGGCTGTCCTGTATAAGTGATTTAAATCACCTCTCTACTGAGTGCCTCATTCAGGATGCTGGCACTCCTCTCTGGGTGTGTATTTCTGCCTAGTTTCTGACTTAAGTTAAACTTTATAcctgtttttatagtttttgccCCCTGGGAACATTTTTGCTTTCAAACAGGGGAAGAGCCAGGAACTCTGCATCTAGCCTCCAGCCCCAAGTggtctcagttcaattcagttgctcagttgtgtccagctctgtgacctcatggactgcagcacgccgggcctcgctgtccatcatcaactcccggagtttactcaaactcatatccattgagtcgatgatgccatccagccatctcatcctctgtcatccccttctcctcccaccgtcaatatttcccagcatcagggtcttttcaaatgagttgattCTCATTTGgccatcacgtggccaaagtattggagtttcagcttcagcatcagtccttccagtgaatattcaggacagatctcctttaggatggactggttggatctccttgcagtccaagggactctcaagagtcttctcctggtagtttagtggttaggattcctgaTTTTCATCCAGATTACCCTggacaggttcaatctctggacagggagctaagatctctcTTCAGGATCGCTCACTGGTGTCCTTCTCTATGTATACAGAAGCAAGGTCTCAGTTTTCTGGTGACAGCTTCCAAAGATTTAGCACAGTAGCACATTGCTTCTCTAGACTAAGGTGAATTGTGTTCAAACAGTGTATTAGGAGTGTAGAGAAGGAGTTCAGTAATGGAAAGATGGTGCTATCCAAAGGAGGGGAAACCACATTTTTTGTGAAGTTAGACCAGATACTGGATACCACCTGATCAGAAGTAATAAACTTTTGATCTGGCCTTAACTGAGGGAAGCTCACCCaaggaaataatctaaaaaatgtACAGAGAGTATAATCTATGTGAAAGATTTATAGAGCGATACTGGACATATTGGGTGGaggtttagtcgccaagttgtgtcccattctttcgaccccatggactgttgcctgccagagtcctctgtccatgggattctccaggcaagaatactggagtgggttgccactggaCATTTTAGTGAAATAAAGATACCCAGATGTCCTGGAGATGGGAAATCACTGATTCTAGTGTAGGTATAACAGTCCAGGCAAGTCAGTTCCGCTTGTTGGGTTTCAGTTTTCCAGTCTGTGAAGTGAAGGAATTGGACTAGTTTATTTCCCTAGATGACTGTCCATCTTTACTCAGTTGTTAGCTCCCTTGATGGTCCTAAAATTGAAACATCCCAGAACATGCTGCTCTCTTAGTATTTTTTCCTTAACGCTCACTTGATCCTTCAGTAGAATGTCAGCGCCATAAAGGCAGAGGGTTTTGTCTCATGAACAGTTGCATCGATTTTTATGAAGTTTTGGGATAACTGTTCTTAAAGATACTATAGACTTTGTGAATACATGGAGATGGTTGCAAATAAACAAGGAAGAGAAGTTTATACTCGGTGATTACAACCTTAACAAAAGGTTCAAGAGAGGAAATGATGTAAACAGCTTAGGGAATTATGTGCTGTGAAGTTTTCTTGTATGTGTATCgtattttaaattatcatttgaTAATTTAAAACCCTGAGGTTTATTTTAATATGCAAGCGTTGTTTGTTTACGTTGACAGTTTCCAAACCTGGCGGGAATGGGAACGTactttttgttcctttctttcacAGCCGCGCGCCTCAGATGAGAGCAGCGCCCAGGCCAGCGCCCGCAGCTCAGCCACCAGCAGTGGCTCCACCGTCTGCCGTCGGCTCCCCTGCTGCCGCTCCCCGGCAGCCAGGCCTGATGGCCCAGATGGCAACCACTGCTGCCGGCGTGGCTGTGGGTTCTGCCGTCGGCCACACTCTGGGTCACGCCATCACTGGGGGCTTCAGTGGAGGAAGCAGTGCTGAACCCGCAAGGCCTGACATCACTTACCAGGTAAGACTTGGGACAGCGTTCTCTTTGCTGGTGTATTTTATGAGAAAATCTAGTTGTTTGTAGGTTCTTATGTGTTGGCACTATTTCCACATGTGGAAAATGGTTTATCAAGAGCCATATTTGGCAGTTGAGTTAGTGCCTTAATTAGGCCAGCATCAGGGAATCCTGTACACGTGGTATTTCTTCCCAAGTTGTAGAATTGTAGCAGTTCATCCTGACGCACTATCAGGCAGCCCCTTTCCCCTTATTTTAAATGttctggggagttccctggtggtccagtggttaagacttagctGTTTCATAGCCATGGGCCCTGGTTGAGTCCCTGGTTGGataactaagattccacaagccaggTGGCCTGgcgtaaatgaatgaatgaatataaatatttatattttttcctggtCACTCTTAACTCATCCAGACTCAAACTTAGTTAAATGTTTAGAAATCTTTTTTGTGACTCCAATGCTGTCTGATATCTTTCCTAATATTTGCCACTGCCCTTCTTTCTGACTTGTGAATTTTCTCCTCTAGGGAGAGTGGGCATATACGTCATTGTATTTCTGGTGTACTTAAAGCTCTCGTTCCTCTTATTTTTCTGTAGTAATCCCATTTTTTCCT
This window of the Capricornis sumatraensis isolate serow.1 chromosome 3, serow.2, whole genome shotgun sequence genome carries:
- the CHCHD2 gene encoding coiled-coil-helix-coiled-coil-helix domain-containing protein 2 isoform X1, whose amino-acid sequence is MPRGSRSRTSRVAPPASRAPQMRAAPRPAPAAQPPAVAPPSAVGSPAAAPRQPGLMAQMATTAAGVAVGSAVGHTLGHAITGGFSGGSSAEPARPDITYQEPQGTQPAQLQQNGPCFYEVKQFLECAQSQGDLKLCEGFSEVLKQCRLANGRISLIKKFQLKT
- the CHCHD2 gene encoding coiled-coil-helix-coiled-coil-helix domain-containing protein 2 isoform X2, whose translation is MPRGSRSRTSRVAPPASRAPQMRAAPRPAPAAQPPAVAPPSAVGSPAAAPRQPGLMAQMATTAAGVAVGSAVGHTLGHAITGGFSGGSSAEPARPDITYQEPQGTQPAQLQQNGPCFYEVKQFLECAQSQGDLKLCEGFSEVLKQCRLANGLA